The genomic segment CGGCGCCGACCGCCGCGGGAGCAAGGGGCCGGTGCCGACGGCCGGGGCAAGGTGCCGCAGCCGGTGCCGACGGCCGGGGCAAGGTGCCGCGGCCGGACGGTCGGAGCAAGCGCCGCGGCCGGCCGACTTTCGGAGCACGTGCCGCGGCCGGCGGACGGTCGGAGCACGTGCCGCGGCCGGCGGTGTCAGCCGCGGCGGAAGCCGCCTTCGACGTCGATGACCTGGCCGGTGATCCAGCCGGCTTCGGCCGAGCAGAGCCAGCCGACCACCGGCGCCACGTCGGCCGGGGTGCCCCACCGCCCGGTCGGGAACGCGGCGGCGACCCGCTCGTACACCTCGCCGCTGGCGTACCCGGTGTCGCACGGTCCGGGGTTGATCGCGTTGACGGTGATGCCCTGCCCGGCGACCGATGCGGACAGCGACAGGGTGAGCGCCTCGATCGCGCCCTTGCTGGCGATGTAGGCCAGCTCGTCCGGCATCGGGCCGAGCCGCTGGCCGCTGCTGAACAGCACCACCCGGCCGCCGGGCCCGCCCAGCTCCACCTGCTGCCGGTACGCCGCGGCGAAGTGCTTGACCAGCAGCAGCGAGCCGCGCGTGTTGACGCTCAGGTGCCGGTCGATCTCCTCGGCGGTGATCTCGGCGAGCGGGGTGTGGGTCGAGTAGGCGTGCACCGCGGCGAGTGCGTCGATCCGCCCGTACCGGGCGATCGCGGCGTCCACCAGCGCCGCCGGTTCCGCCGGGTCGGCGAAGTCGCCGGGCCGGTACCCGACGGCCGCGCCGGCGTCCCGCAGGGCCGTGATCACCTCGGTGGTGCGGTCCTCGGTGCCGTACTCGGTGGCGTCGTAGCCGGGCAGCCCGGACAGGAACAGGTCGTACCCGTCGGCGGCGAGGCGGTGGGCGACCGCCGCGGCGATCCCGTTGGTACGGCTGACACCGGTGACGAGGGCGACCCGGCGAGTGGACTCGACCATGCGCGCAGTGTCCCGGGTGGCCGCTGCCAGTGGCAACGGAATACCGCCGTGCTAGCAGGACGCGAGTCACAGCGCTGGATGTTTTGGCTGGTGAGAATGGTACGAAGGTGCCGGAGTGGTGCCGCTGCAAGCGATGTGCTTGCAAGAGTTAGCACCGCGCGCTACCGTCGTCTGCATGGCCGGACTGCGCGACGTCGGAGACTTCATTCGCGAGCAGCGGCGCAGCGCGCAGATCTCGCTGCGGCAGCTCGCGAAGCAGACCGGCGTCAGCAATCCGTACCTGAGTCAGATCGAGCGAGGCCTGCGCAAGCCGAGTGCCGAGGTGCTGCAGCAGATCGCGAACGCGCTGCGCGTCTCGACCCCGGCCATGTACCTGCGCGCCGGCCTGCTCGAACACGGCGAGGGCCAGGGCGTGCTGACGGCGATCGCCGCCGACGAGGTGCTCACCACCCGGCAGAAGCAGTCCCTGGCCGAGATCTACGAAGCGTTCCGCCGGGAGAACCTGCGGTCCGCGCACGCCGACGCCGACGCCACGTCGGTAGGGGGATCGGAGCCGCACGACCCGGGGGTGGGTGCGGCGGCCGGGGCTGGTACGACACCGGCCCCGGCCGCCGAGGCGGCGCCGCAGCCGCCCGGAGTGCCGGACCCGGCGGGATCGACCGATCCGGTGGGAACGGCCGATCCGGCAGGGAGTTCCGACGCCGGGCCGGCGGGCGATCCGCCCGGTGCGGCGCGGTCGACCGCGGTGCCGATGGCGCGCACCGCGGCCAGCGCGGCCCGGCGGGCGGCGAGCAAGGCCGCGCAACGGGCCGCGGACGGTGCCGCTCGTGCCGCCGGCAGCCCGGCGGCCAAGGCGGCGCAGCGCTCGGCCGGCAGGGCCGCGCAGCGGGCCGCGGACACCGCGGCGGCCCAGGCAGTTCGATCGGCGGTCGGCAAGCGGGGGCGCGGCCGACCGAGTGACCAGTGACCACAGTCGAGGGGTGGAGAAATGACGGACAAGCAGAAGTACCCCGGCCCGCTGTACGCGGCGGCCGGGTTCGGTGACCTCGCCGCGGAGAAGCTGCGCGAGCTGCCCGACCGGGTGTCCGACCTGCAGTCGTGGGCCCGCGAGGAGTTCGCCGGTGGCCGCGAGAAGGCGCAGGGCGACCTGGCCGACCTCGGCGGCAGGATCGGCGCCGGCCTCGCGAACTGGCGGCACCGGGTGCAGGACATCGCCGCGACCGACCGCACCCAGCTGCGCGCCGACGCCCGTCGCCGGGCCGGCGAGCTGGCGGACGAGGCGGGCCGCCGGCTGGTGACCGCACAGGTCCGCGCGGCCGAGGCATACCAGGACCTGGTGTCTCGGGGCAGCACCCTGCTGGACACCGACGTCGCCGTCGACGAGCCCGGCGAGATCGCCGAGCGTCCCGCTCCGGCACCGGAGCCGACGGCCGCGCCGAAGAAGATGGCGAAGAAGGCGACCCGTCCGGCGGTCCGGAAGAGCGTCGACAAGTAGGCACCGGGTGCGCGAGTGGCGCCCCGGTGCGGCAGATCCCGACACACCCGGTACGGGCGTGGCAACCGGCAGCATCGCCGGCCGCCGCGCCCGTCGCCGTACCCGGCCCCGCGGTCGACCTGCCCGGCGGCACCCGGGGCGGCGCCGGCGCCCCCGACCCGCCGGCCGGCCCGGCGCACGCCATGCCGAGGCAGTTCGAGGCGGTGCGCCGCGCGTCCCGGCGCTACGCTCGTCGCATGATGGTCCAGTTCCCGGTGCCGATGCTCGGCAACTTCGCGATGGTGGTGCAGTACTACATCGAGCTGCTGTTGACCGTGTTCACCCTGGTGCTGGAGCTGGTCGCGCTGGTGCACTGCGCCATCCAGCGGTCCGACGCGTTCCGCGCGGTCGGGACGCTGAGCAAGCCGGTCTGGCTGCTGCTGATAGGTGGGTCCACCCTGTTGACGCTGCTGCTCGGATCCAGCCCGATCGGGCTGATCGGGCTGATCGGCCTGATCGCCGCGTCCGTCTACCTGCTGGACGTCAAGCCCGGCCTGAAGGACCTGCGCAGCGGCGGCCTCTGGTGACCGGCCGGGTCGCCGGCACCCTGCACACCGCGCACGGCGCGGACCTGGACTACCTGGCGGTCGGATCCGGCCGGCCGGTGACGCTGTTCGCGCACGGGCTGGCCGGCGGCATCCCGGACACCCGCCCGCTGGGCAGCGCCGTCGACGGGACGAAGGTCTTCTACCACCAGCGCGGGCACGGCGGGTCGACGGCGCCGCCGGGCCGGTGGACCTACCGGGACCTGGCCGCGGACCTGCTCGCGGTGGCCGACGAGGTCGGCGCCACCCGGGCGCTCGGGGTGAGCCTCGGCGCCGGCGCACTGTGCCGGCTGCTCGCCGACCGACCGGACCGGTTCGAACGTTTGGTGTTCTTCCTCCCGGCAGTGCTGGACACGCCGCGCGACGGCGCCGCCCGGGAACGCATCGTCGGCCTGGCGACCGCGGCGGCCACCGGCGACGAGAAGCTCGCCACCGAGCTGATCCAGGGGGACGTGCCGGTCGAACTGCGGGACGGCGTGAGCGCCCGGACGTTCGTCCGGCAGCGGGTCGGCGCGCTGCTCGGGCCGGGGCTGGGGGCCAGCCTCGCCGGGCTCGCCGACGCGGTGGCGCTACCCGGGTCGGCCGGCGGACTGGACGCGTTGACCGCGGTGCCGGCGCCGTCCCTCGTACTGTCCTGCGTCGGCGACCCGGCGCATCCGGCGGAGGTGGGCGACCGGCTCGCCGCGGCGCTGCCGCACGCCACCCTGCACCGGTACCCGGAGCCCGGGGTGCTGTGGCACCACCGGGCCGACCTGCGCGGCCGGATCAGCGCCTTCCTGAACGGGTGATCCGGATGCTGCGCGAGTTCCTGGCCGGGGCCGGCCTGCTCGGCCGGGGCATCGTGCTGCTGTTCCGCTCGCCGCGACTGCTGCTGCTGGGCGCGCTGCCGGCACTGCTGGCGTTCGCGGTGCTGGCCACCGGGTACACGTTCCTGCTGGTGTTCCTCGGTGACGAGGCCGACCTGCTGACCCCGTTCGCGGACGGCTGGTCGCCCGGGTGGCGCACCACTGCGCACGTGGCCGCCGGGATCGCGCTTGCCGGTGCCGGCCTGGTGGTGGCGGCGCTGCTGTTCACCACGCTGGCGCTGACCATCGGCGACCCCTGCTACGAGGCGATCTCGCGGCACACCGAGCGGCAGTGCGGCGGGTTGCCGGACGAGGTCGAGGTGGCGTGGTGGCGCTCGCTCGGCCGGTCGGCGCGGGACGCGCTGCGGATGCTGGTCGCCTCCGCGGTGACCGGCGTCGTGCTGTTCGCCGCCGGGTTCCTGCCGGCGGTCGGGCAGACCGTGGTGCCGGTGCTCGGCGCCCTGATCGGCGGCTGGTACCTGGCGTTGGAGCTGACCGGCGTGGCGTACGAGCGGCGCGGGTTGCGGCTGGCGCAGCGCCGCCGGGTGCTGCGCCGGTACCGGCCCCGGGCGCTCGGGTTCGGGGTGGCGGTGTTCGTCCTGTTCCTGGTGCCGTTCGGGGCCCTGATCGGTACCCCCGCCGCGGTCGCCGGGGCCACCCTGCTCGCCCGGCACACCCTGGGCGACCCGATCACCGTTCGCGGCGCCGCCCCGGTACCCGGCTGACCGGGGCCGGCCAGCACGGTCCGTCGGTGCCGGTACCCGGTCGGTGACGCAGGGCACGGCCGGTTCGGTGGAGGCGCTAGTGTGCCCGCCATGGATGTGCCGGCATCGACGTCACGGGGACCCGAGGCCACCGCCCCGGCCGAGTCCGCCAGCGGTACGGGTGCGGCCGGCCGGGCGCCGCTGGTCGCGCTGCTGGCGGTGGTGACCGTGTTCGCGGTGGAGGGGCTGCGCGCCAGCGGACCGCCGCTGGATCACGTCGCCGGTGTCGGCGGGGTCGCCGTCGCGGCGCTGGTCGCGCTGCTGGTCTACCTGGTTCCGCTCCTCGCCGGCCCGCTCGTCGGCTGGCTCGGGGCGCGCCGCGCCACCTCCGCGGCGGTACTGCTGCTCGTGGCGTTGCGGCTGCTGGAGCAGGCGGTGCCGACACCCGGCTTCGGTACCGCGCTGGCCACCACCGTCGTCGGCCTCGGCGCGCTGGTACTGGTGGCCGCGCAGACGGCGCGGGCCGGCCGGCGCGGATTCGCGCTCGGCATCGTGCTCGGCGGTGTCCTCGACGTCGCGGTGCGCTCCGCGTTTCGCAGCTGGGATCCGGTGTGGCAACCCGGCCTGCTGCCCTGGCTCTACACCGCGCTGGCCTGTCTGGTCCTGGTGGCGCTGCTGGCACGCACCGCCCGCGCGTTCGCTCCGGTGCCCGGCGAGGTGCGCTCGTTCGCCGTGCTCGGCCCCTACCTCGCGCTCTATGTGCTGATCCTCGGCAGCCCGGCGTTCGTCGCCTCGCAGGGTGGCCTCGGCGCGCCGTGGGCGACCGTCCTGCTGCTGTTCGGCGCGCTGCTGGCGATCGAGGCGATCGGCCGGGACCGGCGGCTGCCGGGCCGGTACCTGTGGGTGGTCGGCCTGGTCCTGCTCGCCGCGGTTGCCGCGGCGCTCTACCTGCCCGGCGTGCCCGCCCTGATCGCGGTACTGGTCGGCCAGGTCGCCGCCGCCCTGCTGCTGGCGCGGCTGCCCGCGGCGTACCAGCCGATCGACGGCGACAGCTGGCCGGCGGAACCCGATCGGGGCCCGGCGACGGAGGCAGCCGGTACGGGTGGGGCACGGTCGGCGCCGGCCGCCGGTGCGGGCGGTAGGCGGGTCGTGGCGGACCGGGTCGGGCGTCCCGGCGGGACGCGGGTCGGAGTGCCTGGCGGCGGGATGCGTCCCCGGGCCCGGCCGGCCCCGGCACCGGCGCCGTCACCGGTGCGGCGACGGACACCGGCGATCGGGTTCGCGGCGGCCGGTCTCGGTGCCGGCCTCGGCTTCGTCCTCGTGGTCCTGCTCTACCAGGCGAGCTACGACCTGCCGCTGCCGTTCGACAACCGGTTCCTGCCACTGGCGGGCGCGGTCCTGGTCGCGCTGCCGGCAGCGGTCGGCTATCGGTCCACAGTGGACACCGAACCGGCCGGGCCGGACCGCCGGGGCGGGCTGCTCGCCCCGCTGGCGGGGGTACCGGCGGTGCTGCTGATCGTGCCGATCGTGCTGCTGCTGACCACCCCGGCGCCGGCACACCCGAGCGCCACCGCGAACTCGCTCCGGCTGGTCACCTGGAACCTGCACTACGGCGTGAACGACGATGCCGCGGTCGACCCGGCCGCCATCGCCGCCACGCTGCGCAGCCAACATCCGGACGTGATCGTGCTCCAGGAGGTGAACCGGGGCTGGCCGATCGGCGGCGGGACCGACCTCGCCGAGTGGCTGTCCCGCAGCCTGGCCATGCCGTACGTGTGGTCGCCGGCGGCGGACGGCCAGTTCGGCAACGTGATCATGTCCAGTCTGCCGATGTCGCAGGTGCACACCGGCCGGCTGCCGTACGGCCAGGGCCCGCAGCGCCGCTCGTACGCGCAGGCGACGGTGCAGCTGCCCGGCGGCCCCGGCCTGACCGTGTGCACCGCGCACCTGCAGAACATCACCGAACACCACGCCACCCGCGACGCCGAGATCGACGCGCTGCTCGGGCACTGCGGGCAGCACGCACCGGTGGTCATCGCCGGCGACTTCAACTCGATGCCGGGCTGGCCGGAGATCGCGAAGTTCGATCGGGCCGGGTTGGTCAGCGCGCAGGACTCGACCGGGCACGCCGGCGAGCTGACCTCGCCGACCGACACCCCGAAGTACCGTCCGGACTGGATCTTCGGCTCCGACGACGTGGCCTTCAACGACTTCCGCATCGTGCCCAGCACCGCGTCCGACCACTTCCCGCTGGCCACCACGGTACGGCTGGGATGATGCGGTGATGCAGATCGACGCGATCCGGGGCGACATCACCGAACAGCGGGTCGATGCGATCGTCAACGCCGCGAACTCGTCACTGCTCGGCGGTGGTGGGGTGGACGGTGCGATCCACCGCCGGGGCGGTCCGGAGATCCTCGCCGAGTGCCGCGCGCTGCGCGACGCGCACTACGGCAGCGGGCTGCCCGCCGGGCAGGCGGTCGCCACCACCGCCGGCCGGCTGCCGGCGCGCTGGGTCATCCACACCGTCGGCCCCGTGTACGCGGTTGGCACTGACCGGTCGTCGCTGCTGCGCGACTGCTACCGCAACTCGCTGCGGGTGGCCGACGAACTCGGTGCCGCCACCGTCGCGTTCCCGCTGATCTCGGCCGGCGTGTACGGCTGGCCGGCCGAGGACGCGATCCGGCAGGCGCTGGACACGTTGCGAGACAGCGAGACCGCCGTCGAACGCGCCGCCCTCGTCCTGTTCGACGAAGCCAAACGCGCCCTGGCCGAACGACTTCTCCGCCAGCCCTGACCGGCCCCCGGCCGCCGGTCACGATGCGGCGAGCGCCGCCCGGGACCACGCGATCGGCCCGTCCTGCGACTCCTCCGCCGGCCAGCCGTTGACCACCGACAGCAGCTCCAGGTAGCGCTGCCGTCGCGGGTCCGCGGCGGTCGCCAGCCGCTCCGCCAGCCGGGTCCGGACGTCGGCGCCCGCGGCCCGCCCCAGCATCGCCGCGTACCGCTCGGTCAGCGTGGCGGCAACGGTAGCGGCGGCCGGTGAGTCCGGCGTGACACCGGCGGTGAGCGCGGGCCGGGCCTGCTCGATGGCCAGCGCGACCGCGTCCGGCCGGGGCGTCCGGTCGCCGACGGCCGCGTCGCGATCGGCGGCGAACTGCTCGGCGGTCCGGCGCAACACCGCGCGGAACCCGTCGTCGGCGAGCAGCTCGGTCAGCTCCAGCCAGGCCGCGGCCTGCGCCGCGTCCGGGTCGTCGGGGAGTTCCGGGGTCAGCGACCGCGCCACGCCGGCCAGGCCGAGCCCGGCGAAGACGGCGTCCAGGAAGCCGTCGATCAGGGCGGCGCGGTCGTCGTCGGACAGCATGCTCATCAGGTTCGTCTCCTTCGGGTCGATGCCGTGTTCGGCCACCGCGCCGAGTACCGCCCGCTGCCGGCGCAGCGTGCGCAGCTGCTCGGTGAGGGCCGCGACCCGTACCGCGGCGACCTCGGCGAGGGAGGTCTGGCCGCGCAGCACCCGGTCGACGGTGGCGAGGTCGAGCCCGAGCGCGCGCAGGGTGCGGACCAGCTGGAGCCGGGTCACCGCGGCGGCGTCGTACCGGCGCTGCCCGGCCGGGCTCCGTTCGGTCGGCGGCACCAACCCGAGATCGGAGTAGAACCGGACGGTCTTGACCGACAGCCCGGCCAGCCGGGCCAGGTCGCCGATCGAGAGGTGCGTGCTGGTCATGCCGTCACTGTGCCCGCTCCCCCTGCTGGAGGAGCAAGCCCGCGGACCGGCGAGCGGGGACGGGCCGCGGGCTACGCTGACCCCTGCCGTGGGGCCCGGCACCGGTCAGCCGACGCGCAGGCAGTCCAGCAGCGCCTCGTCACCGGTGACGGTGAGGATGTCGAACGGGACCCGGCCGTACAGTGCGAGTTCCAGGTCGCTGGCCGAACCGCTGACCTGTGTCTGCAGCGCGTGTTCCTCGGGCAGCAGGGTGGCGGTGTCCAGCAGCGAGATCGCGCCGCCGCGGACCCGCACGATCCAGCTGTCCTCGGAGTCGTCGGCGATCAGCTGGACGACCCCGTCGCCGGTCTTGGCCAGCCCGCCGTCGGCCGGCAGCCAGGTGTCGAGCACCTCGTCGACGCCGTCGAGTGCCAGCGCCGTCTCGATCGGTTCCGGCAGCCCGACCGCCACCTGGCCGTCCCAACGGTGCACGGCGAGTTCGTGCGCGACCCGCCGGTGCCAGAACCGGGCCACCTTGTCCTGCGGCGCCCAGTTCCACGCCGGCAGGTCCGGCTCGGTACGGTCCAGCGCCGCCACCGCGTCGGCGAGCGCGCCGTCCCACCACGGCAGCAGGTCGGCACCGGCCGGTGCCCCGTCCGTCGTCGGGGCCCCGGGGGAACCGGTCTCGCCCCGGCCGACGTGCCCGGCGACCCAGCGCAGGCCGGCGCCGGTGTGCCGGAACAGGTCGGCCACCGTCCACTCCGGGCAGCTCGGCACCGGGCTGGCGAGCGCGTCGTCGACCGCGGTGACGGCTCGCAGCGCGGCCGCCTCTCGCTGGATGGCCGACAGCCAGAACACCTTGTCCGGCCTGGCCGAGGTCAAGGTCATGGCGTCCCCCGTTCGGTGCGTTTCGCGCCGGCCCGGAGCGGGCCGCGGCGACAGCCCCGACGGATCGCTGCGCCAGGGCCCTCTAGGGATAGCAGAAGCGGCCCGGATCGTCACGCTCGGGGCACCCGTGTCGGATCAGCCCGGCACGACGGGACCGGCCGGGCGCACCGCGCGGGTGGTCCGGCGACCGCTCAGGGCTGCACGGTCGGGCGCTGCTCCGGCCGCAGCTGGTCGAGCAGTCCCGCCACCCCGGCGGTACCGAGAAGGTCGAACGAGATCCGGCCGGTCAGCGCGAGCAGCAGGTCGCTGCTGCTGCCGGCGGCCACGGCACGCACCGCCGGGGTGGTGTGACCGCTGTTGTCCAGCAGCGCCATGCCCTCCGCC from the Actinocatenispora thailandica genome contains:
- a CDS encoding SDR family oxidoreductase, with the translated sequence MVESTRRVALVTGVSRTNGIAAAVAHRLAADGYDLFLSGLPGYDATEYGTEDRTTEVITALRDAGAAVGYRPGDFADPAEPAALVDAAIARYGRIDALAAVHAYSTHTPLAEITAEEIDRHLSVNTRGSLLLVKHFAAAYRQQVELGGPGGRVVLFSSGQRLGPMPDELAYIASKGAIEALTLSLSASVAGQGITVNAINPGPCDTGYASGEVYERVAAAFPTGRWGTPADVAPVVGWLCSAEAGWITGQVIDVEGGFRRG
- a CDS encoding DUF2516 family protein; its protein translation is MMVQFPVPMLGNFAMVVQYYIELLLTVFTLVLELVALVHCAIQRSDAFRAVGTLSKPVWLLLIGGSTLLTLLLGSSPIGLIGLIGLIAASVYLLDVKPGLKDLRSGGLW
- a CDS encoding alpha/beta fold hydrolase, with product MTGRVAGTLHTAHGADLDYLAVGSGRPVTLFAHGLAGGIPDTRPLGSAVDGTKVFYHQRGHGGSTAPPGRWTYRDLAADLLAVADEVGATRALGVSLGAGALCRLLADRPDRFERLVFFLPAVLDTPRDGAARERIVGLATAAATGDEKLATELIQGDVPVELRDGVSARTFVRQRVGALLGPGLGASLAGLADAVALPGSAGGLDALTAVPAPSLVLSCVGDPAHPAEVGDRLAAALPHATLHRYPEPGVLWHHRADLRGRISAFLNG
- a CDS encoding EI24 domain-containing protein, producing the protein MLREFLAGAGLLGRGIVLLFRSPRLLLLGALPALLAFAVLATGYTFLLVFLGDEADLLTPFADGWSPGWRTTAHVAAGIALAGAGLVVAALLFTTLALTIGDPCYEAISRHTERQCGGLPDEVEVAWWRSLGRSARDALRMLVASAVTGVVLFAAGFLPAVGQTVVPVLGALIGGWYLALELTGVAYERRGLRLAQRRRVLRRYRPRALGFGVAVFVLFLVPFGALIGTPAAVAGATLLARHTLGDPITVRGAAPVPG
- a CDS encoding endonuclease/exonuclease/phosphatase family protein; translation: MDVPASTSRGPEATAPAESASGTGAAGRAPLVALLAVVTVFAVEGLRASGPPLDHVAGVGGVAVAALVALLVYLVPLLAGPLVGWLGARRATSAAVLLLVALRLLEQAVPTPGFGTALATTVVGLGALVLVAAQTARAGRRGFALGIVLGGVLDVAVRSAFRSWDPVWQPGLLPWLYTALACLVLVALLARTARAFAPVPGEVRSFAVLGPYLALYVLILGSPAFVASQGGLGAPWATVLLLFGALLAIEAIGRDRRLPGRYLWVVGLVLLAAVAAALYLPGVPALIAVLVGQVAAALLLARLPAAYQPIDGDSWPAEPDRGPATEAAGTGGARSAPAAGAGGRRVVADRVGRPGGTRVGVPGGGMRPRARPAPAPAPSPVRRRTPAIGFAAAGLGAGLGFVLVVLLYQASYDLPLPFDNRFLPLAGAVLVALPAAVGYRSTVDTEPAGPDRRGGLLAPLAGVPAVLLIVPIVLLLTTPAPAHPSATANSLRLVTWNLHYGVNDDAAVDPAAIAATLRSQHPDVIVLQEVNRGWPIGGGTDLAEWLSRSLAMPYVWSPAADGQFGNVIMSSLPMSQVHTGRLPYGQGPQRRSYAQATVQLPGGPGLTVCTAHLQNITEHHATRDAEIDALLGHCGQHAPVVIAGDFNSMPGWPEIAKFDRAGLVSAQDSTGHAGELTSPTDTPKYRPDWIFGSDDVAFNDFRIVPSTASDHFPLATTVRLG
- a CDS encoding O-acetyl-ADP-ribose deacetylase; this encodes MQIDAIRGDITEQRVDAIVNAANSSLLGGGGVDGAIHRRGGPEILAECRALRDAHYGSGLPAGQAVATTAGRLPARWVIHTVGPVYAVGTDRSSLLRDCYRNSLRVADELGAATVAFPLISAGVYGWPAEDAIRQALDTLRDSETAVERAALVLFDEAKRALAERLLRQP
- a CDS encoding MerR family transcriptional regulator — protein: MTSTHLSIGDLARLAGLSVKTVRFYSDLGLVPPTERSPAGQRRYDAAAVTRLQLVRTLRALGLDLATVDRVLRGQTSLAEVAAVRVAALTEQLRTLRRQRAVLGAVAEHGIDPKETNLMSMLSDDDRAALIDGFLDAVFAGLGLAGVARSLTPELPDDPDAAQAAAWLELTELLADDGFRAVLRRTAEQFAADRDAAVGDRTPRPDAVALAIEQARPALTAGVTPDSPAAATVAATLTERYAAMLGRAAGADVRTRLAERLATAADPRRQRYLELLSVVNGWPAEESQDGPIAWSRAALAAS
- a CDS encoding maleylpyruvate isomerase family mycothiol-dependent enzyme → MTLTSARPDKVFWLSAIQREAAALRAVTAVDDALASPVPSCPEWTVADLFRHTGAGLRWVAGHVGRGETGSPGAPTTDGAPAGADLLPWWDGALADAVAALDRTEPDLPAWNWAPQDKVARFWHRRVAHELAVHRWDGQVAVGLPEPIETALALDGVDEVLDTWLPADGGLAKTGDGVVQLIADDSEDSWIVRVRGGAISLLDTATLLPEEHALQTQVSGSASDLELALYGRVPFDILTVTGDEALLDCLRVG